Proteins encoded together in one Falco peregrinus isolate bFalPer1 chromosome 2, bFalPer1.pri, whole genome shotgun sequence window:
- the MILR1 gene encoding allergin-1 isoform X2, translating into MVFLTILLFSYLQMSQQIQKTTANSKEMISNPRLIPVHGTLNIVRNQNVTLSCHSDSGSPPVRYTLFKHNQKVSTLNRPDLTPSLFNLTINSANDVGEYKCKAENNISSGGKYSNSLNFTLLVFFFTEPVSKPMLSSPAAQAKKGQNVTLSCLSENGSLPITYIFFRGRQSISPPVKMQKREAAVIFLFINSSSDFGPYKCRAENSVHNNTKYSNSFNFTLAEERSHSQPLIISLGLILLLCVIGFALAIPFFIIPSYKAKKFKSTMSSTGFTSTTNAEESEDYVIYAEIEPVKPEEYINFSAIRREDGKEERACATIYSKAIFRD; encoded by the exons ATGGTTTTTCTCACAATTCTGCTGTTTTCCTACC tTCAAATGTCCCAGCAGATTCAGAAAACTACTGCAAATAGCAAAG agatGATATCTAATCCCAGGCTCATACCTGTTCACGGGACTTTGAACATAGTGAGGAACCAGAACGTGACCCTCTCCTGCCACTCAGACTCCGGATCTCCACCTGTCAGATACACATTGTTTAAACACAATCAGAAGGTATCCACTTTAAATAGGCCAGACTTGACTCCCAGTTTGTTTAACTTGACTATCAACTCTGCCAATGATGTGGGTGAATACAAATGCAAAGCTGAGAATAACATCTCCAGTGGTGGGAAATACAGCAACAGTCTCAACTTCACCCTTCTAG ttttcttttttacagagCCAGTTTCCAAACCCATGCTGAGCTCACCCGCCGCTCAAGCAAAGAAAGGCCAGAATGTGACCCTGTCTTGTCTCTCAGAGAACGGCTCTCTTCCTATCACATACATATTCTTCAGAGGAAGGCAAAGCATCTCTCCCCCAGTGAAGATGCAGAAGAGGGAagcagctgtgatttttctatttatcaATTCCTCTAGTGACTTTGGACCCTATAAATGCAGAGCTGAAAATAGTGTTCAcaataatacaaaatacagcaacagTTTCAACTTTACATTAGCAG aagagagAAGCCATTCTCAGCCCTTGATCATTTCTCTTGGGCTAATCCTGCTACTATGCGTAATAGGATTTGCTCTGGCAATTCCATTTTTCATAATTCCTTCATATAAAGCAA AAAAATTTAAGTCTACTATGTCCTCAACTGGCTTTACTTCAACAACAAATGCAGAAGAGTCTGAAGACTACGTCATATATGCAGAGATTG AGCCTGTTAAACCAGAAGAATACATCAATTTTTCTGCTATTAGAAGAGAAGAtggaaaag AAGAGAGGGCATGTGCTACAATCTATTCAAAGGCCATTTTCAGAGACTGA
- the MILR1 gene encoding allergin-1 isoform X1: MVFLTILLFSYLQMSQQIQKTTANSKEMISNPRLIPVHGTLNIVRNQNVTLSCHSDSGSPPVRYTLFKHNQKVSTLNRPDLTPSLFNLTINSANDVGEYKCKAENNISSGGKYSNSLNFTLLVFFFTEPVSKPMLSSPAAQAKKGQNVTLSCLSENGSLPITYIFFRGRQSISPPVKMQKREAAVIFLFINSSSDFGPYKCRAENSVHNNTKYSNSFNFTLAEERSHSQPLIISLGLILLLCVIGFALAIPFFIIPSYKAKKFKSTMSSTGFTSTTNAEESEDYVIYAEIEPVKPEEYINFSAIRREDGKAEERACATIYSKAIFRD; encoded by the exons ATGGTTTTTCTCACAATTCTGCTGTTTTCCTACC tTCAAATGTCCCAGCAGATTCAGAAAACTACTGCAAATAGCAAAG agatGATATCTAATCCCAGGCTCATACCTGTTCACGGGACTTTGAACATAGTGAGGAACCAGAACGTGACCCTCTCCTGCCACTCAGACTCCGGATCTCCACCTGTCAGATACACATTGTTTAAACACAATCAGAAGGTATCCACTTTAAATAGGCCAGACTTGACTCCCAGTTTGTTTAACTTGACTATCAACTCTGCCAATGATGTGGGTGAATACAAATGCAAAGCTGAGAATAACATCTCCAGTGGTGGGAAATACAGCAACAGTCTCAACTTCACCCTTCTAG ttttcttttttacagagCCAGTTTCCAAACCCATGCTGAGCTCACCCGCCGCTCAAGCAAAGAAAGGCCAGAATGTGACCCTGTCTTGTCTCTCAGAGAACGGCTCTCTTCCTATCACATACATATTCTTCAGAGGAAGGCAAAGCATCTCTCCCCCAGTGAAGATGCAGAAGAGGGAagcagctgtgatttttctatttatcaATTCCTCTAGTGACTTTGGACCCTATAAATGCAGAGCTGAAAATAGTGTTCAcaataatacaaaatacagcaacagTTTCAACTTTACATTAGCAG aagagagAAGCCATTCTCAGCCCTTGATCATTTCTCTTGGGCTAATCCTGCTACTATGCGTAATAGGATTTGCTCTGGCAATTCCATTTTTCATAATTCCTTCATATAAAGCAA AAAAATTTAAGTCTACTATGTCCTCAACTGGCTTTACTTCAACAACAAATGCAGAAGAGTCTGAAGACTACGTCATATATGCAGAGATTG AGCCTGTTAAACCAGAAGAATACATCAATTTTTCTGCTATTAGAAGAGAAGAtggaaaag CAGAAGAGAGGGCATGTGCTACAATCTATTCAAAGGCCATTTTCAGAGACTGA
- the MILR1 gene encoding allergin-1 isoform X3, producing MVFLTILLFSYLQMSQQIQKTTANSKEMISNPRLIPVHGTLNIVRNQNVTLSCHSDSGSPPVRYTLFKHNQKVSTLNRPDLTPSLFNLTINSANDVGEYKCKAENNISSGGKYSNSLNFTLLEPVSKPMLSSPAAQAKKGQNVTLSCLSENGSLPITYIFFRGRQSISPPVKMQKREAAVIFLFINSSSDFGPYKCRAENSVHNNTKYSNSFNFTLAEERSHSQPLIISLGLILLLCVIGFALAIPFFIIPSYKAKKFKSTMSSTGFTSTTNAEESEDYVIYAEIEPVKPEEYINFSAIRREDGKAEERACATIYSKAIFRD from the exons ATGGTTTTTCTCACAATTCTGCTGTTTTCCTACC tTCAAATGTCCCAGCAGATTCAGAAAACTACTGCAAATAGCAAAG agatGATATCTAATCCCAGGCTCATACCTGTTCACGGGACTTTGAACATAGTGAGGAACCAGAACGTGACCCTCTCCTGCCACTCAGACTCCGGATCTCCACCTGTCAGATACACATTGTTTAAACACAATCAGAAGGTATCCACTTTAAATAGGCCAGACTTGACTCCCAGTTTGTTTAACTTGACTATCAACTCTGCCAATGATGTGGGTGAATACAAATGCAAAGCTGAGAATAACATCTCCAGTGGTGGGAAATACAGCAACAGTCTCAACTTCACCCTTCTAG agCCAGTTTCCAAACCCATGCTGAGCTCACCCGCCGCTCAAGCAAAGAAAGGCCAGAATGTGACCCTGTCTTGTCTCTCAGAGAACGGCTCTCTTCCTATCACATACATATTCTTCAGAGGAAGGCAAAGCATCTCTCCCCCAGTGAAGATGCAGAAGAGGGAagcagctgtgatttttctatttatcaATTCCTCTAGTGACTTTGGACCCTATAAATGCAGAGCTGAAAATAGTGTTCAcaataatacaaaatacagcaacagTTTCAACTTTACATTAGCAG aagagagAAGCCATTCTCAGCCCTTGATCATTTCTCTTGGGCTAATCCTGCTACTATGCGTAATAGGATTTGCTCTGGCAATTCCATTTTTCATAATTCCTTCATATAAAGCAA AAAAATTTAAGTCTACTATGTCCTCAACTGGCTTTACTTCAACAACAAATGCAGAAGAGTCTGAAGACTACGTCATATATGCAGAGATTG AGCCTGTTAAACCAGAAGAATACATCAATTTTTCTGCTATTAGAAGAGAAGAtggaaaag CAGAAGAGAGGGCATGTGCTACAATCTATTCAAAGGCCATTTTCAGAGACTGA
- the MILR1 gene encoding allergin-1 isoform X4, with protein MVFLTILLFSYLQMSQQIQKTTANSKEMISNPRLIPVHGTLNIVRNQNVTLSCHSDSGSPPVRYTLFKHNQKVSTLNRPDLTPSLFNLTINSANDVGEYKCKAENNISSGGKYSNSLNFTLLVFFFTEPVSKPMLSSPAAQAKKGQNVTLSCLSENGSLPITYIFFRGRQSISPPVKMQKREAAVIFLFINSSSDFGPYKCRAENSVHNNTKYSNSFNFTLAEKFKSTMSSTGFTSTTNAEESEDYVIYAEIEPVKPEEYINFSAIRREDGKAEERACATIYSKAIFRD; from the exons ATGGTTTTTCTCACAATTCTGCTGTTTTCCTACC tTCAAATGTCCCAGCAGATTCAGAAAACTACTGCAAATAGCAAAG agatGATATCTAATCCCAGGCTCATACCTGTTCACGGGACTTTGAACATAGTGAGGAACCAGAACGTGACCCTCTCCTGCCACTCAGACTCCGGATCTCCACCTGTCAGATACACATTGTTTAAACACAATCAGAAGGTATCCACTTTAAATAGGCCAGACTTGACTCCCAGTTTGTTTAACTTGACTATCAACTCTGCCAATGATGTGGGTGAATACAAATGCAAAGCTGAGAATAACATCTCCAGTGGTGGGAAATACAGCAACAGTCTCAACTTCACCCTTCTAG ttttcttttttacagagCCAGTTTCCAAACCCATGCTGAGCTCACCCGCCGCTCAAGCAAAGAAAGGCCAGAATGTGACCCTGTCTTGTCTCTCAGAGAACGGCTCTCTTCCTATCACATACATATTCTTCAGAGGAAGGCAAAGCATCTCTCCCCCAGTGAAGATGCAGAAGAGGGAagcagctgtgatttttctatttatcaATTCCTCTAGTGACTTTGGACCCTATAAATGCAGAGCTGAAAATAGTGTTCAcaataatacaaaatacagcaacagTTTCAACTTTACATTAGCAG AAAAATTTAAGTCTACTATGTCCTCAACTGGCTTTACTTCAACAACAAATGCAGAAGAGTCTGAAGACTACGTCATATATGCAGAGATTG AGCCTGTTAAACCAGAAGAATACATCAATTTTTCTGCTATTAGAAGAGAAGAtggaaaag CAGAAGAGAGGGCATGTGCTACAATCTATTCAAAGGCCATTTTCAGAGACTGA